Part of the Geodermatophilus obscurus DSM 43160 genome is shown below.
AGGTCTGCGGTGTCGATGCAGTGCGCGGCGGTCACGACGATGCTCGGGTCGACCAGGAAACCGGAGCAGAAGGCGATGGTGGGCTGATCCCGGAACGGCTCCGTGGAGCAGAGTCCGTACGCCGCGCCCAGGGTCTCGCCGTTGAGCGTCGAGGTGCCGTCGCCGTTCGCGGTGATGTCCGACCGGTTGACGATCGCCACGACGCCGTCCGCGTCGCGGCGTAGAGCGGCGTCCGAGACCTGGTACACGTCCAGTCGGTCGTCTACGCCGTAGATTACCTTCTGGACGGCCTTGAGCGCGTCGGCGATGTCCGCGCTCGAGGCGTCGGCGAGACGGGGGTCGGGTCCGCGCGGAACGGCTGCGCGAACCGGCCGCGCGGGCGATCCGCATCCGCACGGCGACGTGGAGGCCGCGTCGGCCTCCTTCGCTCCGGTCCCGTCTGCGGCGGCGCGGACCCTCAACTCCTCCAGGAGTTGCTCGTGGTCCAGTCGGCGCAGTTCTTCTGCGTTCACGGATCCTCCGATTCCGATGTCACACGGTTCAGGCGAGATGCTCGAAAGGGGTTCCTCGTCGAGGCCGGCCCATCCTGATGAGTTCGTTGAGAGCGGCGGCATGCGCACTAGTGCGGATCGTCCGCGAGTTCAGCGCCGGCGAGCCAGTGCGCGAACGAGGTGAGTTCTGGCCCGGGGACCACCGGCCCGGTGAGGCGCGCCGCGGCCGCGTCGGCAGTCTGCGACTCCGGACGCGTGGCGGCCCGCTGGACGACTTCAAGGACGGCCAGCATCTCGGCGATTTGCTTCTCCTCGTCGCCGCCGTGTCCGCCGTGTCCGCCGTGTCCGCCGTGGTCCCACCAGTCCGGCTGGTCGAACGGCGTCGCGGTGGCCACCCAGTCGCCCTGCTCGAACCAGTCGACGCCCTTGTGCACGCGCCGCCGCACCGCGGCGGGGTGGGCCGCCTCGTGGGCTCGGAACCAGTCGTCGATGCGGTCGTCGACCCAGCCGTGGAGGCGCCAGAACACCGGGTTCACGTGCGAGGAGTAGAAGTCGCCGAGCCAGTCGTTGCGCGGGTCGTCCCACTTCACGTCGAGGTCGAAGTCCTCGCGCCCGCCGAGGGCGCCCGTGACGGGATCGCGCGGGACCGACGCCCAGCGCAGGTGCATCTGGTTGTGGATCGTGAACTCCAGCAGATTGCCCAGCGCGCCCAGACTCAGCGAGGCCAGGTAGCGCGGCGAGCGGAAGATCCGCTCGTGCGGGCGCATCACCGAGCCGAAGAACTGCGGCGACTTCAGGAAGACGGTGCCGGGTCGCTGAGCCGGATCGAAGAGCGACAAATACTCCCGAGTGGCGGGCGGCACCGCTGAGCCCGACGACGCGGGGTCGTAGGCGAGGACGCGCCGGCCGGCATCTGCGGAATCGGGCCGGGGCGTGTACGCGAACTGCGCCGTGTCCGGCCCCGGCAGTGTGGTCCAGCCGGTCGGGGCCGGGACCTCCGCTTCCGCGTAGACCCCCCGCACCATCGCGATCATCCGCCGGTGCATGAAGAGGAAGTCCTCGCCGGCGCCGCCGACGAGGTCGAGCCCGCCCTGCTGCATGAGCGGCGGACGTTCCACGCCCCAGTTCAGCTGCGTGACGGCGTCGCGGTCCTTCTGGTCCAGGGTGCTCCACCAGGCGTTGCGGAGCGTGTGCCAGACGGTGTGGTGCAGCCGGTGCAGCCGACCGGCGAGCATCGTCCGCGCCGGCTCGATCAGACCGACGCCCGGCATATCGCGCGGCTCGACGAACGGCCGCTTGACCGCCACGAAGCTGGCGGTGGCCCCCGCCTTCGCCGTCTGTCCGCCGCTCCCGTGGTCCTGCGACCGCACGACACTCCCCGTGAGCGCGAGTCGCTGGTCGACCGCGCCCGGCATCGCGGGCGCCACCTCGCCCTCGTAGTCGTAGACGAAGTCGAACACGTCCGTATCGCTCCTGCCCTGTCCCGTGAACCGGAGCCGGACCGGGTGCCAGTCCACCACCCGCCCCGACAGGTCGAGAAAGCTCTGCTCCGGCGAGCCCGGCTCCGCCGGGAAGGCCAAGGTGCCTCCGACCGTCCCGTCGGTGCGCACCAGGAGGTGGACCTCCGCCTCGGCGAAGCGGATTGCGTTGAAGTCCCCGACCGGGTCCGGCCGGTTCAGCAGGCTCCGGTAGGTGTAGACCCCGGTCACCTCGTCGGCGTCCACGATCCTCTCCTCACCGTGCACCGACGGCCACGTGGCCGTCGGTGGCGGCCTGGGACGCATCCTCGATGCGGCCGAGCGTGAACCCGAGGGCGAAGCCCCGGATCCGGCCGATGTCCTGGGCGGCCCCTTCCTCCGCGATCAGCGTCCACGGTCCCTCCCTGCCCAGCGGATCTCGGGCGTCATGCCTCTCAGGGACCGCGGGATCGCGCTGGAACCGGACGATGAGCTGGGGCTCCTCGTGGACGTTCACGTCGACTCCTGTGGGTGCAGGTCGGGCATCGGGCGAGGCGCTGAGGTGGTGCTGGACCGCGCGAGCGGTGAGGGACGCAGGTGAAGTCCTCGCACTCGGGCGACCTGTGCTCAGGAAATCTGGGGGCGAGGACCGGACCGCGCAGACCTCTCGCCATCACTGTGCAACCGAACCGTCACCGGCCCATCACCGTGCCGTCACGGCGGGCTGGACCGACGAGAGGCCGGTGGGAGTACGCATGGCTCTGGTGCGTTCCCGCGGGTCTGGCGCGGTGTGGGTGATGTCTGCGCTGGCGTCGTCCCCAAGTGCCGAGACCATTCGGTGACCTCGGGTCGGGACGTGCTGGAGGGCATCACTTTCGTGGTCTCGTCGGCATCGACTGGGCGGAGCTGTTGACCCCACGGGGCTGGGGGCCCCGCGCTGACCAAAACCGCCCCGGCCCGACTCGCGATCACTCGCCGCTGTGCCGGACGCGGGATGTGGCCCGAGCGCGCGCCGTTGCCAGGCTGTGGCTGACCTCTTCGTCCGTCTCGGCGGTGCTGGACGCGACCTCGTCAAGAGCGTGGACTGGTCCAGGGCCATCGCGTGGCCTTTCTCCTGAGTGTTCCTTGGCGGGTTCACGCAGAAGCTTCACGCGGTGTCTCCTCGCTTCTCGGTACCACGCCGACGAGCTCAGAGCCTCCGACCAGCTACACCACTTCCAGGGACGTCACCCCCGGCAAGCGCTCACACCCGTCGTCCGCACGGTTGGTGCGAACAGGCGGTTCGGGGCGTCCCTGACGCTCATTCCTCGACAACCGGGCGTTCCTCTCAAGCCGCCCTCAGGGCGAAGTGAACCGCCCCGGCGAGTCCGGGGACTCCAGTCCTTGAGGAGGATGGAGTCATGGCAGGACGCCACGGGCAGTACCCACCGGAGTTGCGGGAGCGGGCGGTGCGGCTGGTCGCCGAGTGCCGCGCCGATCACGACTCGGAGTGGGACGCGATGCGCTCGGTCGCCCAGAAGCTGGGCATCGGTACCACCGAGACGGTGCGCAAGTGGGTCCGCCGGGCCGAGGTCGACGCCGGGGCCCGCCCAGGCGTGACCAGCGAGGAATCCGCGGAGCTGCGCCGGCTGAAGGCCGAGGTCAAAGAATTGCGCCGGGCCAATGAGATCCTCAGGGCGGCGGCGGGTTTCTTCGCGGCCGAGCTCGACCGGCCACACCGGAGCTTGTGAGGTTCGTGGCTGAGCACGCCGACCGGCGCACGGTCGACGGGCTGCGCGGGGGGTCGAGCCGATCTGCCGCGTGCTCACCGAGCACGGAACGCCGATTGCTCCCAGCACCTTCTACGACGCCCGCGACCGCAGCTGCGCCCGCGCGGAGCGAGACACCGGCCTCAAGGACGAGATTCGGCGGATGCATCAGGCCAACTACGGCGTCTACGGCGCCCGCAAGGTCTGGCTCGCGCTCAACCGCGAGGGCATGCCGGTGGCCCGCTGCACCGTCGAGCGGCTCATGCGCCAGCTCGGCCTCGAAGGCGCTCGCCGCGGCCGCAGGCATCGCACCACGATCGCCGACCCGGGTGCGCCACGGCCGGCCGACCTGGTGCAACGCCGTTTCTCTCCGGCGCGACCCGATGCCGTGTGGGTCGCCGATTTCACCTACGTGGCGACCTGGTCGGGCACCGTCTACGTCGCCTTCGTCCTCGACGCGCACTCTCGCCGGATTCTGGGCTGGCGGGCGGCCACCTCGATGCGCACCGAGCTGGTGCTCGAGGCACTCGAGCAGGCGATCTGGACCCGCACCCAAGAAGGCGTGGACGACCTGTCCGGGCTCGTGTGTCACCACGACGCCGGGTCGCAATACACCTCGATTGCGTTCACCGAGCGGCTCGCGGCCGCCGGCGTCGCACCCAGCGTCGGCACCGTCGGCGACGCGCTGGACAACGCCCTGGCCGAGAGCCAGATCGGGCTGTTCAAGACCGAGCTGATCCACCGCCGCGGGCCCTGGAGGAACGTCGACGACGTCGAGTTGGCCACCCTGGAATGGGTCGACTGGCACAACAACCGGCGGCTGCACACCGCCTGCCACGACCTCACCCCGGTCGAGTACGAACAGGTCTTCTACGGACAACACCCCGCCCAGCAGGCGGTCGGGGTCTCAACACCGTGAGTCTCCGGACTCGCCGGGGCGGTTCAAAGGCGTGCTTGGTGTGACACGAGGGTTCCCGTCGGCGCGGTGAGGCTGCACGGTGGCCAACCGGCACGACAGCATGCTGGTCGAACCGATCCTGGACTCGATGCCGGCGATCAAGCGCGGCGGCCGCGGGCATCCCCGCCGCCGGCCGGTCAAGCTCCATGCGGACAAGGGCTATGACATCCCACGGGTTCGCCGCTACCTGCGCCGCCGCGGCATCACCGCCCGGATCGCCCGCATCGGCCGGGACTCCAGCGCCCGCCTCGGCCGGCACCGGTGGGTCGTCGAACGCACCCTTGGCTGGCTGCTGTCCTACAAACGCCTGGCCCTGCGCTATGACCGCACCGCGGTCACGATCACCGCGCTGGCCCGACTGGCCGTCACCCTCATCTGTGCCCGCCGCCTACCGACGAACTATTGAAACGTCTTCTTACGACCTCGTGCATGGTTAGCCGCGGGCCGTCGTTGACCCGTTCAGGGCCAGTTCGATCACGCGGCGGTGCCGGCCGGGAGCGCTCTCGGCGGGCGGGGAAGCTGATCAGGTCGTGGGGCGCGTTCCTGGCTGGAGACCAGTCCGGCGACCGCACGCAGGATGGTGTCGAGGTGTTCGCGTCGGCCGAGGTGGCGAGACAGGGCTCGCCAGTTCTTCAGGTGGCTGATGCCGTGCTCGACGCGGATTCGCCTTGACGCGTGAGCCCTGCGTTCAGCCTCGTGTGCCGCGGCGACGGCGGGGAAGATCGGGATCTGGTTCTTCCGCCGGGCCGGCCGCGGAGTGATGACCGCGCCGGCGGTCTGGGTGCTCAGGCCCTGGTAGCCGGCGTCGGCCAACAGGGTGACGCCCGGGATGAGGGCCAGCAGCTCGACCAGGCCGGCCTGGCGGACCTGGGTCAGGTCATGGATGGAGCCCGGTCGGGTCTGCCCGCAGAACAGCAGCCGCCCCTCAGAGTCGGTGATCAGCAGCGCCTTGACGGTGTTGGCGCGGGCCTTGCCCGAGACGAACCGAGTCCGGCCGGCCTTGTGGGCCGCCGGGCGGCGCACCCGGACCTCGGTGGCATCCAGTAGGCCCAGCTGCCCGCTGGCTCCCAGATGAGCGACCACGTCGGCCAGCGTGCGCAGCCGAACGCCGCCTTCGACGGTGCAGCCTCGCTCGGCCAGCAGCGGGCGCACCTCCCCGACCGCCCGGGTGATCGTCGAGCGGGAGACTCCGAACCAGCAGGCCAGCACGTCGTGGGTGACCCCATGGCGCAGATGGACCAGGGTGGCCAGCAGCCGGTCGAGGAACACCAGCCGGTGC
Proteins encoded:
- a CDS encoding transposase family protein, whose amino-acid sequence is MTGLSLQVLAELVAELGPRWQARQDARLADRPRQRAVGAGARHRLVFLDRLLATLVHLRHGVTHDVLACWFGVSRSTITRAVGEVRPLLAERGCTVEGGVRLRTLADVVAHLGASGQLGLLDATEVRVRRPAAHKAGRTRFVSGKARANTVKALLITDSEGRLLFCGQTRPGSIHDLTQVRQAGLVELLALIPGVTLLADAGYQGLSTQTAGAVITPRPARRKNQIPIFPAVAAAHEAERRAHASRRIRVEHGISHLKNWRALSRHLGRREHLDTILRAVAGLVSSQERAPRPDQLPRPPRALPAGTAA